The following coding sequences lie in one Arthrobacter sp. PGP41 genomic window:
- the leuS gene encoding leucine--tRNA ligase — MGVQPETETGTTATESAEAPVEGTYSFTAMEAKWPQVWEDLKVFTPVDDGSRERRYVLDMFPYPSGDLHMGHAEAFAMGDVVARYLRQKGYDVLHPIGWDSFGLPAENAAIKRNAHPSEWTYANIDTQAASFKRYAISADWSRRLHTSDPEYYRWTQWLFKRFYERGLAYRKDSPVNWCPTDQTVLANEQVVNGACERCGTTVTKKSLNQWYFKITEYADRLLDDMEQLRGHWPERVLAMQKNWIGRSEGAHVTFVIEADGGKPAKDVTVFTTRPDTLYGATFFVVAADAPLAVELVTGEHAAALDEYREQVKALSEIERQSTEREKTGVFTGRYAVNPLNGEKLPVWAADYVLADYGTGAIMAVPAHDQRDLDFARTFNLPVRAVLDTGEEDPAVSGTATAGEGTLINSGELDGLPKAEAIPAAIAILERQGTGEKFVNFRLRDWLLSRQRFWGTPIPIIHCPSCGEVPVPDEQLPVTLPSDLRGEDLSPKGTSPLAAAEAWVNVDCPSCHGPAKRDTDTMDTFVDSSWYFLRFVSPHYTEGPFDPEKINDWMPVGQYVGGVEHAILHLLYARFFTKVIHDLGMIDADEPFSALLNQGQVLNGGKAMSKSLGNGVDLGEQLDKYGVDAVRLTMIFASPPEDDVDWADVSPSGSAKFLARAWRLAQDVASETGVDVTTGDRALRSVTHRTIADAAALLDANKFNVVVAKLMELVNATRKTIDAASGAGGADPAVREAAEAVAVILSLFAPYTAEDMWNVLGHPASVANAGWPAHDQSLLVQDTVTAVVQVQGKVRDRLEVSPNVSEDQLRELALASENVQRALDGRAIRTVIVRAPKLVNIVPA; from the coding sequence GTGGGCGTTCAGCCGGAGACAGAGACCGGAACAACAGCAACAGAGTCGGCGGAGGCGCCCGTGGAGGGCACCTATAGCTTCACGGCGATGGAGGCCAAGTGGCCGCAGGTATGGGAAGACCTTAAGGTCTTCACGCCTGTCGACGACGGGTCGCGGGAGCGGCGCTACGTCCTGGACATGTTCCCGTACCCTTCGGGCGACCTCCACATGGGCCATGCGGAAGCGTTCGCCATGGGTGACGTGGTGGCCCGCTACCTGCGCCAGAAGGGCTACGACGTCCTGCACCCGATCGGCTGGGATTCATTCGGCCTGCCTGCGGAAAACGCTGCAATCAAGCGCAACGCCCACCCCAGCGAGTGGACCTACGCCAATATCGACACCCAGGCCGCATCCTTCAAGCGGTACGCCATCTCGGCCGACTGGTCGCGCCGGCTGCATACCTCGGATCCCGAGTACTACCGCTGGACCCAGTGGCTGTTCAAGCGCTTCTACGAGCGCGGGCTGGCATACCGCAAGGACTCCCCGGTCAACTGGTGCCCCACGGACCAAACGGTGCTGGCCAACGAACAGGTCGTCAACGGTGCCTGCGAGCGCTGCGGCACCACCGTCACCAAAAAGTCCCTCAACCAGTGGTACTTCAAGATCACCGAATACGCCGACCGGCTGCTCGACGACATGGAGCAGCTCCGCGGCCACTGGCCCGAGCGCGTCCTGGCCATGCAGAAGAACTGGATCGGGCGCTCCGAGGGTGCCCACGTCACCTTCGTGATCGAGGCCGACGGCGGCAAGCCCGCCAAGGACGTGACGGTCTTCACCACCCGCCCCGACACCCTTTACGGGGCAACCTTCTTTGTGGTGGCCGCGGACGCACCACTCGCCGTCGAACTCGTCACCGGGGAACACGCCGCTGCCTTGGACGAATACCGCGAGCAAGTCAAGGCCCTCTCCGAGATTGAACGCCAGTCCACTGAGCGGGAGAAGACCGGCGTCTTCACCGGCCGCTACGCCGTCAACCCGCTGAACGGGGAGAAGCTGCCCGTCTGGGCCGCTGACTACGTCCTGGCCGACTACGGCACCGGCGCGATCATGGCCGTGCCGGCCCACGACCAGCGCGACCTTGACTTCGCCCGTACCTTCAACCTGCCCGTCCGGGCAGTCCTGGACACGGGCGAGGAAGACCCTGCCGTTTCCGGCACGGCTACCGCGGGCGAGGGCACCCTGATCAACTCCGGGGAGCTGGACGGCCTGCCCAAGGCCGAGGCCATCCCCGCCGCGATCGCTATCCTGGAGCGCCAGGGCACCGGCGAGAAGTTCGTGAACTTCCGCCTGCGGGACTGGCTGCTCAGCCGCCAGCGGTTCTGGGGCACACCCATCCCGATCATCCACTGCCCGTCCTGCGGCGAGGTCCCGGTTCCCGATGAGCAGCTGCCTGTCACGCTGCCCTCCGACCTGCGCGGCGAGGACCTGTCGCCGAAGGGCACCTCTCCGCTGGCTGCCGCCGAAGCGTGGGTCAACGTCGACTGCCCGTCCTGCCATGGCCCGGCCAAGCGGGATACCGACACTATGGACACCTTCGTGGACTCGTCGTGGTACTTCCTGCGTTTCGTCTCCCCGCACTATACGGAGGGACCCTTCGACCCGGAGAAAATCAACGACTGGATGCCGGTGGGCCAGTACGTCGGCGGCGTTGAGCACGCCATCCTGCACCTGCTGTACGCCCGGTTCTTCACCAAGGTCATCCACGACCTCGGAATGATCGACGCCGACGAGCCGTTCAGCGCCCTGCTCAACCAGGGCCAGGTGCTTAACGGCGGCAAAGCCATGAGCAAGTCGCTTGGCAATGGTGTTGACCTCGGCGAGCAGCTGGACAAATACGGTGTGGACGCCGTCCGCCTCACCATGATCTTCGCCTCCCCGCCCGAGGACGACGTGGACTGGGCTGACGTTTCACCCTCCGGTTCCGCCAAGTTCCTCGCGCGGGCGTGGCGCCTGGCCCAGGATGTGGCGAGCGAAACCGGCGTCGACGTCACCACCGGCGACCGCGCACTGCGCTCCGTCACGCACCGGACCATCGCCGACGCCGCCGCGCTGCTGGACGCCAACAAGTTCAACGTGGTGGTGGCCAAGTTGATGGAGCTGGTCAACGCCACCCGCAAGACCATAGATGCAGCCTCCGGAGCCGGCGGCGCCGACCCGGCCGTGCGCGAGGCCGCTGAGGCCGTCGCGGTGATCCTGAGCCTTTTCGCGCCGTATACGGCTGAGGACATGTGGAACGTCCTGGGCCACCCGGCCTCCGTCGCGAATGCGGGATGGCCGGCCCATGACCAATCCCTGCTGGTCCAGGACACCGTCACGGCGGTGGTGCAGGTCCAGGGCAAGGTCCGGGACAGGCTGGAAGTCTCGCCAAACGTCTCCGAGGACCAGCTGCGCGAACTGGCGCTTGCGTCGGAGAATGTCCAGCGGGCATTGGACGGCCGCGCCATCCGTACTGTGATTGTCCGCGCACCTAAACTGGTCAACATCGTCCCGGCCTAG
- a CDS encoding DegV family protein encodes MPDRDAAAWPWIRARLAGMRARRDGAGTRPNAVVRTAVVTDSAAALPPEWVSELKGTGVLTVIAMPVMVGEEIYGEGEDEISEKIALALASGTSVKTSRPSPGQFEQAYRAARHKGFEAVVSVHISGDLSGTADAARLAAARVDIPVEVVDSRTVGMALGMSVQAAVAAAADGGDASAVAAAATGQAGRTKVYFYVPSLEQLRRGGRIGAAASLLGTMLAIKPILAVDGGRIVPLEKVRSAARAVARLEEIVVADASGRPASAVSLAVHHFGNADEAKNLAARLALALPGCPPAQTSPLPAVLAAHAGLGVLAVIVGEARTETDSRSAGLST; translated from the coding sequence TTGCCCGACCGCGACGCCGCAGCCTGGCCATGGATCCGCGCACGCCTGGCGGGAATGCGCGCCAGGCGTGACGGTGCTGGAACCCGGCCTAACGCCGTCGTGCGTACTGCCGTGGTCACGGATTCCGCCGCTGCCTTGCCGCCGGAGTGGGTGTCGGAGCTCAAAGGCACTGGAGTCCTGACCGTCATTGCCATGCCCGTGATGGTGGGGGAAGAGATCTATGGCGAGGGCGAAGACGAGATCTCCGAAAAAATTGCCCTGGCGTTGGCCAGCGGGACCTCCGTCAAGACCTCCCGGCCCTCGCCCGGCCAGTTCGAGCAGGCCTACCGTGCTGCCCGGCACAAGGGCTTCGAGGCGGTGGTCTCTGTCCATATCTCCGGCGACCTGTCCGGGACGGCGGATGCGGCCAGGCTGGCTGCGGCCAGAGTGGACATCCCGGTGGAGGTTGTGGACTCCCGGACCGTCGGCATGGCTCTGGGCATGTCCGTCCAGGCGGCAGTGGCAGCGGCGGCCGACGGCGGTGACGCTTCGGCCGTTGCCGCTGCCGCGACTGGCCAGGCGGGGCGGACGAAGGTGTATTTCTATGTTCCGAGCCTGGAGCAGCTGCGCCGCGGGGGCCGGATTGGTGCAGCCGCTTCTCTGTTGGGGACCATGCTGGCCATCAAGCCGATCCTGGCGGTTGATGGCGGCAGGATTGTGCCGCTTGAGAAGGTGCGGTCTGCTGCCAGGGCTGTTGCGCGGCTCGAGGAGATCGTTGTTGCCGATGCTTCCGGCCGTCCGGCTTCGGCCGTCAGCCTCGCCGTTCACCACTTTGGGAACGCCGACGAAGCGAAAAACCTGGCCGCGCGCCTGGCCTTGGCCTTGCCGGGCTGCCCGCCGGCCCAGACCAGCCCGCTTCCCGCTGTCCTCGCAGCCCACGCCGGCCTGGGGGTCCTGGCCGTGATCGTGGGGGAAGCGCGGACGGAAACGGACAGCCGTTCGGCAGGCCTTTCCACATAA
- a CDS encoding ComEA family DNA-binding protein yields the protein MSRRDAGEAGGSARHASKRLRAALGQPPAGLLLNGHGPEPFEYRGPAGDPPGASPHSPPAGSRQDLDPAATTAVGPALRWRLGPRLALLLGILSVAAGAWFWWQTGSGRPETLPLSGISPGSPVAEGAPAGDRESGGGPEAATDATGDESSGSVVVHVAGAVARPGVVQLPAGSRVHEAVAAAGGGAPGADLNRLNLALAVEDGQKIHVPREGEAVPAAGRDGAGQDGGSSATAAEGKINLNTAGVEELDALPKVGPVLARRIVDWRKEHGAFKNVEELDAVDGVGPKMLEALLPLVTV from the coding sequence ATGTCACGCCGGGACGCTGGAGAAGCAGGTGGTTCGGCGCGCCATGCCAGTAAACGCCTGCGGGCCGCCCTCGGGCAGCCACCCGCCGGCCTGCTCCTGAACGGTCACGGGCCCGAGCCCTTTGAGTACCGGGGACCGGCCGGGGACCCGCCGGGCGCCTCCCCGCATTCCCCGCCCGCCGGTTCCCGGCAGGACTTGGATCCTGCCGCCACCACTGCGGTGGGGCCGGCGCTCCGGTGGCGGCTGGGGCCGCGCCTCGCTCTGCTGCTGGGCATCCTTTCTGTTGCGGCGGGGGCATGGTTCTGGTGGCAGACGGGATCAGGCCGTCCGGAGACCCTGCCCCTCAGCGGCATCAGCCCTGGCAGCCCGGTGGCGGAAGGCGCCCCTGCAGGGGACCGGGAGAGCGGAGGTGGTCCTGAAGCTGCCACGGACGCCACCGGCGATGAATCCTCCGGATCGGTGGTGGTCCATGTAGCCGGGGCGGTGGCAAGGCCGGGCGTGGTTCAACTGCCTGCCGGAAGCCGGGTGCACGAGGCCGTCGCAGCTGCAGGAGGTGGGGCGCCGGGCGCTGACCTGAACCGCCTTAACCTTGCCCTCGCCGTGGAGGACGGCCAGAAGATCCATGTTCCGCGGGAAGGGGAGGCGGTCCCTGCGGCCGGGCGGGATGGCGCAGGCCAGGATGGCGGCAGCAGTGCAACGGCGGCCGAAGGAAAAATCAACCTCAACACGGCGGGGGTGGAGGAGTTGGATGCCCTGCCGAAAGTGGGCCCCGTCCTTGCCCGGCGGATCGTGGACTGGCGCAAGGAGCATGGGGCTTTCAAGAACGTCGAGGAGTTGGATGCCGTGGACGGCGTGGGACCCAAGATGCTTGAAGCATTGCTGCCGCTGGTGACGGTATGA
- a CDS encoding ComEC/Rec2 family competence protein, which yields MPFRHRVLEHWSRILEGAWQRAVKGGAATTPRTPAEAPRRRTDVRLTLPAATVWAASVAGLWLAPAALAVVCCGAVALGLLLLFRAARPCDRRAPGVAPTPVRRSFLATSAVALFLAAAAAAHSAVASSQRSEGPLAGAVASGKSVVAVVEVAGAPRALAVRGQAGPTERWSVPVWTRDISTGGVLLRTRAHLIVMGGRDWGTLVPGQLVRTAGKLRPPDPGREEAGILTASSPPGRPTESPLLQGSAKELRERFVAAASFLAPDPAGLLPGMVTGDTSVLDEGLDSAMKRVGMTHLTAVSGANCSLVLGALLLACRSFRLRRVPAAVLAGTGLGLFVVLVGPDASVLRAALMGAVGLISLAGGRSGRGLSFLCVAVIALLLIDPGLGSSFGFLLSVLATLGIIILGRRIIDWTPVSIPRWAAAGVAVPLSAQLMCGPVTVLLQPQFATYSLLANVIASPLVAPVILLGTAAVPLVIPAPWPATALIAVAGTFSAGIAATARFTSQLPGASLPWPEGVAGLLTMLFLSAVTFGTLWAASRPRRVAECVLASHRRVVALIEALESGQGSAVCRPGLRSVPGSSRPMVPLSPAGLDRAAGRGRLEYSTRLSGRNPRWPLRRSEQPVPRHRMQPPGGM from the coding sequence ATGCCCTTCCGGCACCGTGTCCTGGAGCATTGGAGCCGGATCCTGGAGGGCGCCTGGCAGCGGGCAGTGAAGGGCGGTGCAGCGACGACCCCCCGCACTCCCGCTGAGGCCCCGCGCCGCCGCACCGACGTTCGCCTCACCCTGCCGGCAGCCACGGTGTGGGCTGCGTCCGTCGCTGGGCTGTGGCTGGCGCCCGCAGCCCTGGCAGTGGTGTGTTGCGGAGCGGTGGCCCTGGGGCTGCTCCTGCTGTTCCGCGCCGCCCGGCCCTGCGACCGACGGGCACCGGGAGTCGCGCCTACTCCCGTTCGGCGCAGCTTCCTGGCCACCAGCGCGGTAGCACTCTTCCTGGCTGCCGCCGCGGCAGCGCACTCGGCCGTCGCTTCCAGCCAGAGGTCTGAAGGTCCGCTCGCGGGGGCGGTTGCGTCCGGAAAATCGGTGGTAGCCGTGGTCGAAGTGGCAGGCGCCCCGCGCGCACTGGCGGTACGCGGCCAGGCCGGACCGACCGAGCGTTGGTCGGTGCCCGTCTGGACGCGGGACATCAGCACCGGCGGCGTCCTTCTCAGGACGCGTGCCCACCTTATTGTTATGGGCGGCCGGGACTGGGGAACCCTTGTGCCGGGCCAGCTGGTCCGCACCGCGGGAAAGCTTCGCCCTCCTGACCCGGGCAGGGAGGAAGCAGGCATCCTCACTGCTTCATCCCCGCCCGGGCGGCCCACCGAATCGCCGCTACTGCAGGGATCCGCCAAAGAACTGCGGGAACGGTTTGTTGCCGCAGCCTCTTTCCTCGCCCCCGATCCAGCGGGCCTGCTTCCCGGCATGGTCACGGGAGACACGAGCGTGCTGGATGAGGGCCTGGACAGCGCCATGAAACGAGTAGGCATGACGCACCTGACAGCTGTCAGCGGGGCCAACTGCAGCCTCGTCCTCGGTGCATTGCTGCTGGCCTGCCGGAGCTTCCGCCTGCGACGCGTGCCGGCTGCTGTGCTGGCCGGGACCGGACTGGGCCTGTTCGTGGTGCTCGTGGGCCCCGATGCCAGCGTGCTGCGGGCGGCGCTGATGGGGGCTGTTGGACTGATCTCGCTGGCAGGCGGGCGGTCCGGCCGCGGGCTGAGCTTCCTGTGCGTGGCCGTAATCGCGCTGCTGCTGATCGACCCGGGGCTGGGGTCGAGCTTCGGGTTCCTGCTGTCCGTCCTGGCCACCCTGGGGATCATTATCCTTGGGCGCCGCATCATCGACTGGACGCCGGTGTCCATTCCGCGTTGGGCGGCCGCCGGGGTCGCAGTCCCATTGTCGGCGCAATTAATGTGCGGGCCAGTGACAGTGCTGCTGCAACCGCAGTTCGCAACGTACTCGCTGCTGGCAAATGTCATTGCTTCACCCCTGGTGGCTCCGGTGATACTTCTGGGGACGGCAGCCGTGCCCCTGGTAATTCCGGCGCCCTGGCCCGCCACAGCCCTGATCGCCGTGGCTGGCACCTTTAGCGCCGGCATTGCAGCTACGGCAAGGTTCACCTCACAGCTCCCGGGTGCATCACTTCCTTGGCCGGAGGGCGTCGCCGGCCTGCTCACCATGCTCTTCCTGTCAGCCGTCACGTTTGGAACGCTGTGGGCGGCGTCCCGTCCCCGCCGGGTCGCCGAATGCGTCCTGGCGTCCCATCGGCGCGTTGTAGCCCTGATCGAAGCCCTTGAATCGGGACAAGGCAGTGCAGTGTGCCGCCCTGGCCTCAGGTCAGTGCCCGGTTCCAGCCGGCCCATGGTGCCACTGTCGCCAGCCGGCTTGGACCGGGCGGCCGGACGTGGCAGGCTGGAATACTCCACAAGACTTTCCGGAAGGAACCCACGATGGCCGCTGCGCAGAAGCGAGCAACCCGTTCCCCGGCATCGAATGCAGCCGCCTGGCGGGATGTGA
- a CDS encoding efflux RND transporter permease subunit, producing MQFRILVLAIAAGLITFGVVNVPHMAVDTMPEFAPAHVEIQTEALGLSAVEVEQLITAPMEADLLNGVAWLDEIRSKSVAGLSSIELIFEPGTDLLRARQLVAERMTQAHALPNVSSPPLIMQPMSSTSRVMMVKMNSKELSGIDMSVLARWKIKPRLIGIPGVANVSIWGQREQQLQVEVNPAQLRDKGITLEQLVKTTGNAVWVSPLSFLEASTPGTGGFVESPNQRLGIQHVLPIRTPADLAKVSVEEADPPLLLGDIAQVKEDHQPLIGDAVVGADAGLMLVIEKFPNTSTVEVTRNVEAALKDMEPGLTGVQLDTSVFRPATDVQDSVNSLALALLISLLVAVALFWLFFRSWRVAVIALVAIVTTVTTAAVVLIARDATLNVAILVGVLLGTSVIVGDIVEELQAHRRTSTDRGALEGQPARSLANRVVRGVRTPLFHASLIMVVVLAPTLFLTSVAGAFFTPLFWSLALTLGAALLVGLSVTPVLAHFLLPAKTAPARELPAVGRAKAYYGRTLDGIGPRRGLAVAAMVVVGMLGIAAGSQLTLNRQLVPTLPDRTLLVQWDSAAGTSNDEVRRIAARASDELRALPGVSGVGGHVGRAISSDQVVGNSSAELWISIDREANFAETERAVRDVVQGYPGIAHNVMNYSQQSMGDVRTSMEPGFAVRVYGTEMPVLREKAEEVRQAIRKVAGVNNPTVVTADMTPIVEVKVDLAAAEKHGVKPGDARRAAATLMQGIVVGNLFEQQKVFEVVVRGAVGVRDDLTSIRELLLDTPSGGHVQLGQIADVRMVPNEVVIQHDATSRRIDVVADVSGRPLADIQRDIEAAIQQIQFPVEYHAEIPTKYGELQAADTLVHGLGAAAALAVLLLLQTAVRSWKLAVATFLALPAAMSGAAVAAWFGSASLSWLSLTAFAAVLAIAARNAAMLSARVDEIWRGTAGAQRTDVVMQAARDRVSPVLKSAVITLLVMMPPAILGGTVGQALIAPMLLIIGGGLVTTTLVGLFILPSLALWFGPRTEPEEWSEVYESEHPVMSMPEKVKVS from the coding sequence ATGCAGTTTCGGATCCTGGTTCTCGCCATCGCAGCGGGCCTCATTACTTTTGGCGTAGTGAATGTTCCACACATGGCTGTGGACACCATGCCGGAGTTCGCCCCAGCACACGTCGAGATCCAAACCGAAGCCCTTGGGCTTTCCGCCGTTGAGGTCGAACAGCTCATCACCGCACCCATGGAGGCCGACCTCCTCAACGGTGTCGCCTGGCTGGACGAGATCCGTTCGAAATCCGTTGCCGGCCTGTCTTCCATCGAGCTCATCTTCGAGCCCGGAACCGACCTCCTGCGTGCGCGCCAGCTGGTCGCGGAACGCATGACCCAGGCGCACGCGCTGCCCAACGTCTCTTCCCCGCCCCTGATCATGCAGCCTATGTCCTCCACCAGCCGCGTCATGATGGTCAAGATGAACTCCAAGGAGCTCTCGGGCATCGACATGTCTGTCCTGGCCCGGTGGAAGATCAAGCCCCGGCTGATCGGTATCCCCGGCGTCGCGAACGTCTCCATCTGGGGCCAGCGCGAACAGCAGCTGCAGGTCGAAGTCAATCCTGCGCAGCTGCGGGACAAAGGCATCACCCTTGAGCAGCTGGTCAAGACCACGGGTAACGCAGTGTGGGTTTCGCCGCTGAGCTTCCTTGAGGCTTCAACGCCGGGAACCGGCGGCTTCGTGGAATCACCGAACCAGCGACTCGGCATCCAGCACGTCCTCCCCATCCGCACCCCGGCAGACCTGGCCAAGGTCAGCGTGGAGGAAGCGGACCCGCCGTTGCTGCTGGGCGACATCGCCCAGGTGAAGGAAGACCATCAACCACTGATCGGCGATGCCGTTGTGGGAGCTGATGCGGGCCTGATGCTGGTGATCGAAAAGTTCCCCAACACCAGCACCGTAGAGGTCACCCGAAATGTCGAAGCGGCTTTGAAAGACATGGAGCCCGGCCTCACGGGAGTCCAACTTGATACGTCCGTCTTCCGTCCCGCAACCGATGTCCAAGACTCGGTCAACAGTCTAGCTCTCGCGTTGCTGATCAGCCTGCTGGTCGCGGTCGCCCTTTTCTGGCTGTTCTTCCGCTCCTGGCGGGTCGCCGTGATAGCGCTTGTGGCCATCGTAACAACGGTCACAACGGCGGCGGTTGTGCTGATCGCCCGAGACGCCACACTCAACGTTGCCATCCTGGTGGGCGTACTGCTCGGCACGTCCGTCATTGTGGGTGACATCGTAGAAGAGCTCCAGGCCCACCGGCGAACGTCGACGGACCGGGGTGCCCTCGAGGGGCAGCCTGCCAGGTCGCTGGCAAACCGCGTCGTCAGGGGTGTGCGCACCCCGCTGTTCCATGCCTCATTGATCATGGTTGTTGTCCTCGCTCCAACGCTCTTCCTCACCAGCGTGGCCGGCGCGTTCTTCACGCCGCTTTTCTGGTCACTGGCCCTTACCCTTGGGGCCGCACTGCTCGTCGGACTGTCCGTGACACCTGTATTGGCTCATTTCCTGCTTCCGGCGAAGACTGCTCCGGCCAGGGAACTTCCCGCTGTCGGACGCGCGAAGGCATACTACGGCCGCACGCTGGACGGGATCGGTCCTCGGAGAGGCCTAGCCGTCGCGGCGATGGTGGTCGTGGGAATGCTTGGGATCGCAGCCGGTTCCCAGCTGACGCTCAACAGGCAACTCGTTCCCACGCTGCCAGACCGGACCCTCCTGGTCCAGTGGGACAGTGCAGCCGGAACATCGAATGACGAAGTCCGCCGCATCGCGGCCCGGGCTTCCGACGAACTGCGGGCCCTCCCGGGAGTTTCCGGGGTTGGCGGGCATGTGGGCAGAGCGATCTCCTCCGATCAGGTGGTGGGCAACAGCTCCGCTGAACTCTGGATCTCCATTGATCGGGAGGCAAACTTCGCCGAGACGGAGCGTGCCGTACGGGACGTGGTCCAGGGCTACCCCGGCATTGCGCATAACGTGATGAACTACTCGCAGCAGTCGATGGGCGATGTGCGAACCAGCATGGAGCCGGGTTTCGCGGTCCGGGTTTATGGAACGGAAATGCCGGTGCTGCGCGAAAAGGCGGAGGAGGTCCGCCAGGCCATTCGGAAGGTTGCCGGCGTGAACAACCCCACCGTTGTCACCGCCGACATGACCCCGATTGTCGAGGTAAAGGTCGATCTTGCGGCTGCGGAAAAGCACGGTGTAAAGCCGGGTGACGCAAGGCGCGCCGCCGCGACGCTTATGCAGGGCATCGTTGTAGGAAACCTCTTCGAACAGCAGAAGGTGTTCGAAGTGGTCGTCCGCGGAGCTGTGGGCGTCCGGGACGACCTGACCAGCATCCGGGAACTGCTCTTGGATACGCCTAGCGGCGGCCACGTCCAACTCGGCCAGATTGCCGATGTGCGCATGGTTCCCAACGAGGTTGTCATCCAACATGATGCCACTTCCAGGCGAATCGACGTGGTGGCCGATGTTAGCGGACGACCGCTTGCAGACATCCAGCGGGATATCGAGGCGGCCATCCAGCAGATTCAGTTCCCTGTCGAGTACCACGCCGAGATCCCCACAAAATATGGTGAGCTCCAGGCCGCGGATACCTTGGTGCACGGACTCGGAGCTGCTGCGGCCCTGGCTGTGCTGCTCCTGCTCCAGACAGCGGTGAGGAGCTGGAAACTGGCTGTCGCCACATTCCTGGCACTTCCCGCCGCGATGTCCGGAGCGGCGGTGGCGGCCTGGTTCGGATCGGCGTCGCTGTCCTGGCTGTCGCTGACAGCGTTTGCAGCTGTTCTGGCCATCGCCGCACGCAATGCGGCAATGCTGTCCGCACGCGTCGACGAGATCTGGCGCGGGACTGCCGGAGCGCAGCGCACGGACGTGGTCATGCAGGCAGCCCGGGATCGGGTATCGCCGGTCCTGAAGTCGGCGGTCATCACGCTCCTCGTGATGATGCCGCCCGCCATCCTGGGCGGCACAGTTGGCCAGGCCTTGATTGCTCCGATGCTGCTGATTATTGGCGGCGGCCTGGTGACCACAACGCTCGTGGGGCTCTTCATCCTCCCGTCGCTCGCCCTCTGGTTCGGTCCACGCACCGAGCCCGAAGAGTGGTCGGAAGTCTACGAATCAGAACATCCAGTCATGTCGATGCCGGAAAAGGTGAAAGTATCATGA